In Desulfonatronospira thiodismutans ASO3-1, a single window of DNA contains:
- a CDS encoding rhodanese-like domain-containing protein, with the protein MINKVSGKSLSILALVLFLFLAGGCLNKEPATQAGYQPGQPIPSVEVEVDVPNPFHTYVDAYFVKSIVCDNLIQEEPRDDVLLIDSRPKRPRYDRGHIPSAVSLPDSEFEEKADQVLPDDKSVLLFFHCQDTACRLSHDSAWKAEEMGYENVVVYPEGNADWEDRGFKTWTIDDITEPDEADVAAKERAEEPSEPSDIKEGDFPGSIEEEFFKEVLATDPDSIQLIDVREEDEFEKGHIPGAVRMNVAEIREAMDDFDTSEKPIVLICATGARSGEAYFTFDDLRPELDVYYLDASISYKDDGSYEID; encoded by the coding sequence ATGATTAACAAAGTATCAGGAAAATCACTGTCCATTTTGGCTTTAGTATTGTTCCTTTTTCTGGCTGGAGGATGTCTTAACAAGGAACCGGCAACCCAGGCGGGATACCAGCCGGGCCAGCCCATTCCCAGTGTGGAGGTGGAAGTTGATGTTCCCAATCCGTTTCATACTTATGTTGATGCATATTTCGTCAAGTCCATCGTCTGCGACAATCTGATCCAGGAGGAGCCCAGGGATGACGTATTGCTTATTGACTCCAGGCCTAAGCGCCCACGCTATGACCGGGGCCATATTCCAAGCGCTGTGAGCCTGCCGGACAGCGAGTTTGAGGAGAAAGCAGACCAGGTATTGCCAGATGACAAGTCCGTACTCCTGTTCTTCCACTGTCAGGATACTGCCTGCCGTTTGAGCCATGATTCAGCCTGGAAAGCTGAAGAAATGGGCTATGAAAATGTGGTTGTATATCCCGAGGGCAATGCCGACTGGGAAGATCGCGGCTTCAAGACCTGGACCATAGATGACATAACTGAGCCGGACGAAGCTGATGTTGCCGCTAAAGAGCGTGCCGAAGAACCCTCAGAGCCCTCGGATATAAAGGAAGGGGATTTTCCGGGGTCCATTGAGGAAGAGTTTTTCAAGGAGGTTCTTGCCACAGACCCTGACAGCATCCAGTTGATCGATGTCCGGGAAGAAGATGAATTTGAAAAGGGGCATATTCCAGGGGCTGTGCGCATGAATGTGGCAGAAATCCGGGAGGCCATGGATGATTTCGATACATCGGAAAAACCCATTGTTCTTATTTGCGCCACAGGTGCCCGCAGCGGAGAGGCCTACTTTACCTTTGACGACTTACGACCGGAGCTGGATGTTTACTATCTTGACGCCAGTATTTCTTACAAAGACGATGGAAGTTATGAGATAGATTAA